The Rhipicephalus sanguineus isolate Rsan-2018 chromosome 7, BIME_Rsan_1.4, whole genome shotgun sequence genome includes a window with the following:
- the LOC119399748 gene encoding sorting nexin-24, whose translation MIRVFVPTYRQVDAPNGRQHVVYCVEVTVSGVCHRMERRYSTFHALHKKVKRMLGSQAPSGFPPKRLRGLNPKLLEQRRAALERYLQDLVRISALSSQLLSFLEVPTPLSPAASNGSVDSDDQEFKPLHQPVLGFPKDPYLDTSSSDSLPDIVMQGVMTGLFGYDYDD comes from the coding sequence ATGATACGCGTGTTCGTGCCCACGTACCGACAAGTGGACGCCCCGAATGGGCGTCAGCACGTCGTGTACTGCGTCGAGGTGACCGTGTCGGGCGTGTGTCATCGGATGGAGCGCAGGTACAGCACATTCCACGCGCTCCACAAGAAGGTCAAACGCATGCTCGGAAGCCAGGCACCGTCGGGATTTCCCCCGAAGCGACTCCGCGGTCTCAACCCCAAGTTATTGGAACAACGACGCGCCGCGCTCGAACGTTACCTCCAGGATTTGGTTCGCATTTCGGCTCTTTCGTCACAGCTGTTGTCCTTCCTCGAAgtgcctacgccactgtcgccCGCGGCGAGCAACGGCTCCGTCGACAGCGACGACCAGGAGTTCAAGCCGCTGCACCAGCCTGTCCTGGGTTTTCCCAAGGACCCGTATTTGGACACCTCCAGCAGCGACTCGCTTCCCGACATTGTCATGCAGGGTGTCATGACTGGCCTGTTTGGCTACGACTACGACGATTAG
- the LOC119399749 gene encoding LOW QUALITY PROTEIN: ankyrin repeat and fibronectin type-III domain-containing protein 1-like (The sequence of the model RefSeq protein was modified relative to this genomic sequence to represent the inferred CDS: deleted 2 bases in 2 codons) produces the protein MTQQHRQRHAKKKQPQGDSRRGSPDKSDASPPQSRLLTRRSPSGGALRTRGQDNSSRCQLLVEDEDGVRVSPSPSPRHSLSSAGSGASQGSTRGDGGSSKKQEQGGVGGGLAKLARLLMQKEKAPGERSPSASSTLLSPPGPASSTSSVFDPATGFPGVPSTPLRRSASIDSLLDATAAAAAAAAAHHHHTSCLTANGQVDEASFQTTPTSGLASRPGALPNSPSVPSRLAKGVPGLRQSSVELLLDGFSLSKSERKKLEKLNKFNIDLQALFAAVEHHHIERARSILETSDVDVNSVNTDGFTALDVAVLTGEASLARLLQSRGASESPRFPTSEARATQLSALLREAHRCVDDLAGCVASASANQGSLSNALLKEKERQLSLWKRRLELISEMKAGFDELRPPDPPSRVTLDVVGTQSLRVRFSEPPLAAVQARAFVTKYRVEWCEREDFAQGVGSKELTDVQFLEYVIRDLEKGTPYFVRVAAGNAKGFSAYQTSWPPCARPSSWRDVEDCSPRWTGRIDRLDSLFLQVMESRPLHGGSELQKMNTSAAMGTATALGGSGDLCDTTPMQQRRQMRKSIRQLFAAAPKFQRTLKRGVYLACLFYNEDRILVTTEETLPILEVDDCYPASFQTDFHWLMKVACTWDDVKTLRLDMEKSHSSSNVHFRSKLLQTVEQMQSSLGVQDLGQVYYKPLRDYEGTAVVCVVKYVSEPKTVSALSVRWIPLAKIQRRMPSVSDGGELPSAAELLVSSIQEMITYNQTSSKPLPRGLYLGYLKLKSSMDLISVLVPYRNPNVLPHCRIRDNPHVSREEWQWLKSLGDLSQSPPSSGELRPDDASSGMPDAGGESSSERKPQPDESQLRFQRAVSAAARSLFAQLEVPPELYDAHRLYDAEVVELAEGVSFLLVLPAVESVCSVPGQRDELTSRADCLALPVQVFEVVHLSTYQAPLIARYARVSAMLETDTVLAQHANREAFSAPEVAAARSRLTQLQDFQAQLEQTWRGMRWIMDALSFARDRSLNGGLPMSAVWTTPGSTAPSPTSSSPTRRRQTQPTIVPPATVSAQARRVSRVDDLIDAKLFLTVGGVNAVGSPGGASVRIRRCASASRLALERPQDDMDDIEETSSTEGRDAPAGNVSFDINDEDEYDEESAEDTLASSAALAPSVLRVYAAYDSGLPPGTSIKLHVTPETTAREVVELVVRQLNTAVVAKGRTGPLYGDERLADFCLVAVVGSRERCLSADFQPLRLQNPWTKGRLFVRLRNSEET, from the exons GATGCCAGTTGCTGGTTGAGGACGAGGACGGAGTTCGAGTGTCGCCCAGCCCGTCTCCGCGTCACAGCCTCTCGTCGGCGGGCTCCGGAGCCTCGCAGGGAAGCACACGAGGCGATGGAGGAAGCTCGAAAAA GCAAGAGCAAGGCGGCGTGGGTGGCGGTCTGGCCAAGCTGGCGCGGCTGCTCATGCAAAAGGAGAAGGCGCCCGGCGAGCGGTCACCCTCGGCCAGCAGCACGCTTCTTTCGCCGCCGGGACCCGCCTCGTCGACGTCGTCCGTGTTCGACCC AGCCACGGGTTTCCCGGGTGTGCCATCGACGCCCCTGCGCCGGTCGGCCAGCATCGACAGCCTTCTGGACGCGACGGCGGCAgccgcagcggcggcggccgcacatcaccaccacaCGTCGTGTCTGACTGCCAACGGACAAGTGGACGAAGCATCGTTCCAGACCACGCCGACGTCGGGCCTCGCGTCCCGACCGGGAGCGCTGCCCAACTCGCCCAGCGTTCCCAGTCGACTCGCCAAGGGTGTGCCAG GCCTGCGTCAGAGTAGTGTGGAACTGCTTCTCGACGGGTTTTCGTTGTCCAAGTCCGAGCGCAAGAAGCTCGAGAAACTCAACAAGTTCAACATTGATCTCCAGG CCCTGTTCGCCGCAGTGGAGCACCACCACATCGAACGGGCGCGCTCCATTCTCGAGACCAGTGACGTCGATGTCAACAG CGTGAACACGGACGGCTTCACGGCGCTCGACGTGGCCGTTCTGACGGGCGAGGCGTCGCTGGCTCGGCTGCTGCAGTCTCGTGGCGCTAGCGAGAGCCCCCGGTTCCCGACGTCCGAGGCCAGGGCCACCCAACTGTCGGCGCTGCTGCGCGAGGCACACCGATGCGTGGACGACCTGGCGGGCTGCGTCGCCTCCGCGTCCGCCAACCAGGGCAGCCTGTCCAACGCCCTGCTCAAG GAGAAGGAGCGCCAGCTAAGCCTATGGAAGAGGCGCCTGGAACTCATCTCAGAAATGAAGGCTGGTTTCGACGAACTCC GGCCCCCGGACCCACCCAGCCGGGTGACATTAGATGTGGTTGGCACCCAGTCGCTTCGTGTGCGCTTTTCCGAACCACCGCTGGCCGCAGTGCAAGCCAGGGCCTTCGTCACAAAGTACAGAG TGGAGTGGTGTGAACGCGAGGACTTCGCCCAAGGCGTGGGCTCTAAGGAGCTGACCGACGTCCAGTTCCTCGAGTACGTCATCCGGGACCTGGAGAAAGGCACGCCCTACTTCGTTCGCGTGGCCGCCGGCAACGCCAAGGGCTTCAGCGCGTACCAGACCTCGTGGCCACCATGCGCCAGGCCGTCGA GTTGGCGCGACGTGGAGGACTGCTCACCCCGGTGGACCGGCCGCATCGACCGGCTCGATTCGCTCTTCCTTCAAGTGATGGAGTCTCGGCCGTTGCACGGAGGCTCTGAGCTGCAGAAGATGAATACGTCCGCGGCCATGGGCACCGCCACGGCTCTCGGAGGCTCCGGAGATCTATGCGACACCACGCCTATGCAGCAG AGGCGGCAGATGCGCAAGAGCATTCGTCAGCTGTTCGCGGCGGCGCCGAAGTTCCAGCGCACGCTGAAGCGGGGCGTGTACCTGGCGTGCCTATTCTACAACGAGGACCGCATCCTGGTCACCACCGAGGAGACGCTGCCCATTTTGGAAGTGGACGACTGCTACCCGGCCTCCTTCCAGACAGACTTCCACTGGCTCATGAAG GTTGCGTGCACATGGGACGACGTGAAGACGCTCCGGCTGGACATGGAGAAGAGTCACAGTTCCTCGAACGTGCACTTTCGCAGCAAGCTGCTGCAGACCGTCGAACAAATGCAG TCTTCGCTGGGCGTGCAAGACCTGGGCCAGGTCTATTATAAGCCACTGCGAGACTACGAGGGCACGGCGGTCGTGTGCGTGGTCAAGTATGTGAGCGAGCCGAAGACGGTCAGCGCCCTGTCGGTGCGATGGATACCCCTGGCCAAGATACAGCGACGCATGCCCAGCGTAAGCGACGGCGGGGAGCTGCCGTCAGCCGCCGAACTACTGGTCTCCTCCATTCAG GAGATGATAACGTACAACCAGACGAGCAGCAAGCCCCTGCCAAGGGGCCTCTACCTTGGATACCTGAAGCTCAAGAGCTCCATGGACCTCATCAGCGTCCTGGTGCCGTACCGAAATCCGAACGTCTTGCCGCACTGCCGTATCAGGGACAACCCGCACGTCTCACG CGAGGAGTGGCAGTGGCTCAAGAGCCTCGGCGACCTGAGCCAGTCGCCGCCTTCCAGCGGTGAGCTGCGACCTGACGACGCCTCCTCAGGGATGCCAGACGCCGGCGGCGAGTCGTCTTCCGAGCGCAAGCCGCAGCCCGACGAGTCGCAGCTGCGCTTCCAGCGGGCCGTCTCGGCGGCCGCCAGGAGCCTCTTCGCGCAGCTCGAGGTGCCGCCCGAGCTCTACGATGCGCACAG GCTGTACGACGCCGAGGTGGTGGAGCTGGCGGAAGGCGTCAGCTTCCTGCTGGTGCTTCCGGCAGTAGAGAGCGTGTGCTCCGTGCCTGGCCAGCGGGACGAACTGACCTCGCGAGCGGATTGCCTCGCCCTGCCGGTGCAGGTGTTCGAGGTGGTGCACCTGAGCACCTACCAGGCGCCCCTGATCGCCCGATACGCACGTGTTTCCGCCATGCTCGAGACGGACACGGTGCTCGCACAGCACGCCAACAGAGAG GCCTTCTCGGCGCCCGAAGTGGCTGCAGCACGGAGCCGGCTCACGCAACTGCAGGACTTCCAGGCGCAGCTGGAACAGACGTGGCGCGGCATGCGCTGGATCATGGACGCCCTCTCGTTCGCTCGCGACCGCTCGCTCAACGGGGGCCTTCCCATGAGCGCCGTGTGGACGACTCCAGGCTCAACGGCACCCTCTCCCACCTCATCGAGCCCCACGCGGCGCCGTCAGACGCAGCCGACCATCGTGCCTCCCGCGACGGTGTCCGCCCAGGCGCGGCGAGTCTCCCGCGTTGACGACCTCATCGACGCCAAGCTGTTCCTCACTGTGGGCGGTGTCAACGCCGTGGGCTCGCCGGGCGGCGCGTccgtg agaatcagacgctgcGCGTCCGCGTCCCGC TTGGCGCTGGAAaggccgcaggacgacatggacgACATTGAGGAGACGTCCTCGACCGAAGGTCGCGACGCTCCCGCCGGCAACGTGTCGTTCGACATCAACGACGAAGACGAGTACGACGAGGAGAGCGCGGAAGACACCCTGGCGTCCTCGGCGGCGCTGGCACCCAGCGTCCTGAGGGTGTACGCCGCGTACGACTCGGGTCTCCCGCCTGGCACGAGCATCAAGCTTCACGTCACGCCCGAGACGACGGCCCGGGAAGTGGTGGAGCTCGTTGTGAGGCAGCTCAACACCGCGGTAGTTGCCAAGGGGAGGACTGGTCCGCTGTACGGCGACGAGAGGCTCGCAGACTTCTGCCTCGTCGCGGTCGTGGGCTCGCGCGAGCGCTGCCTGAGCGCGGATTTCCAACCCCTCCGGCTGCAGAACCCCTGGACGAAGGGCAGGTTGTTTGTGAGGTTACGGAACTCGGAAGAAACGTAG